Proteins encoded within one genomic window of Pongo pygmaeus isolate AG05252 chromosome 18, NHGRI_mPonPyg2-v2.0_pri, whole genome shotgun sequence:
- the CFAP20 gene encoding cilia- and flagella-associated protein 20 isoform X2, whose protein sequence is MFKNTFQSGFLSILYSIGSKPLQIWDKKVRNGHIKRITDNDIQSLVLEIEGTNVSTTYITCPADPKKTLGIKLPFLVMIIKNLKKYFTFEVQVLDDKNVRRRFRASNYQSTTRVKPFICTMPMRLDDGWNQIQFNLLDFTRRAYGTNYIETLRVQNPSLRQAKETPEMKRSQS, encoded by the exons ATGTTCAAAAACACGTTCCAGAGCGGCTTCCTCTCCATCCTCTACAGCATCGGCAGCAAGCCTCTGCAAATCTGGGACAAAAAG GTACGGAATGGCCACATCAAAAGAATCACTGATAATGATATCCAGTCCCTCGTGCTAGAGATTGAAGGGACAAATGTAAG CACCACATATATCACATGCCCTGCAGACCCCAAGAAGACACTGGGAATTAAACTTCCTTTCCTTGTCATGATTATCAAAAACCTGAAGAAGTATTTTACCTTCGAAGTGCAG GTACTAGATGACAAGAATGTGCGTCGTCGCTTTCGGGCAAGTAACTACCAGAGCACCACCCGGGTCAAACCCTTCATCTGCACCATGCCCATGCGGCTGGATGACGGCTGGAACCAGATTCAGTTCAACTTACTCGACTTCACGAGGCGAGCATACGGCACCAATTACATTGAGACCCTCAGAGTGCAG AATCCATCCCTAAGACAAGCCAAGGAGACGCCGGAGATGAAGCGTTCCCAGTCCTAG
- the CFAP20 gene encoding cilia- and flagella-associated protein 20 isoform X1: MFKNTFQSGFLSILYSIGSKPLQIWDKKVRNGHIKRITDNDIQSLVLEIEGTNVSTTYITCPADPKKTLGIKLPFLVMIIKNLKKYFTFEVQVLDDKNVRRRFRASNYQSTTRVKPFICTMPMRLDDGWNQIQFNLLDFTRRAYGTNYIETLRVQIHANCRIRRVYFSDRLYSEDELPAEFKLYLPVQNKAKQ; the protein is encoded by the exons ATGTTCAAAAACACGTTCCAGAGCGGCTTCCTCTCCATCCTCTACAGCATCGGCAGCAAGCCTCTGCAAATCTGGGACAAAAAG GTACGGAATGGCCACATCAAAAGAATCACTGATAATGATATCCAGTCCCTCGTGCTAGAGATTGAAGGGACAAATGTAAG CACCACATATATCACATGCCCTGCAGACCCCAAGAAGACACTGGGAATTAAACTTCCTTTCCTTGTCATGATTATCAAAAACCTGAAGAAGTATTTTACCTTCGAAGTGCAG GTACTAGATGACAAGAATGTGCGTCGTCGCTTTCGGGCAAGTAACTACCAGAGCACCACCCGGGTCAAACCCTTCATCTGCACCATGCCCATGCGGCTGGATGACGGCTGGAACCAGATTCAGTTCAACTTACTCGACTTCACGAGGCGAGCATACGGCACCAATTACATTGAGACCCTCAGAGTGCAG ATCCATGCAAATTGTCGCATCCGACGGGTTTACTTCTCAGACAGACTCTACTCAGAAGATGAGCTGCCGGCAGAGTTCAAACTGTATCTCCCAGTTCAGAACAAGGCAAAG CAATAA